In the genome of Aspergillus flavus chromosome 8, complete sequence, one region contains:
- a CDS encoding putative oxidoreductase CipA-like protein yields the protein MTVKGQHASKCSLNIYIIKIGNQTSYYQIQNTMATKYAKSQGPDFRNEIQRVAIIGAGGTVGKPIAQELIKTGKHTVTALTRAGSQSTLPEGIQTVLVDYDDKVSLLRALEGQDALIITLPVTAAPDTQSKIIQAAAKAGVKYVMPNVWGCDVTNDNLVNSGLGWERLRGAFDEIEKTGVSSWVSLICGFWYEHSVSLGPATFGFNFAEKKMVLFDDGETKINVSTPAQCGRAVAKLLSLKVLPEDENDRSVTLSRWLNKPVYISSFRITQKQMFESWKRVTGEKNEDWTVVYESSRERYEKGLEGMQNGDHGAFVQAMYSRVLFPNGDGDYESKHALANETLGLPQEDLDELTRNAKVMIDRGYDYMTKRD from the exons ATGACTGTGAAAGGGCAGCATGCAAGTAAATGTTCTTtgaatatatacattatCAAAATTGGAAATCAAACATCCTACTATCAGATTCAGAACACAATGGCCACCAAATACGCCAAAAGCCAAGGCCCTGATTTCAGAAATGAGATCCAGCGCGTCGCTATCATCGGT GCCGGAGGCACCGTCGGCAAGCCCATCGCTCAAGAACTCATCAAAACAGGCAAGCACACTGTAACAGCGCTGACTCGCGCCGGGAGCCAAAGCACCTTACCCGAGGGCATCCAGACCGTGCTTGTCGATTACGACGATAAGGTAAGCCTCTTGAGGGCCCTGGAGGGCCAGGATGCCCTGATCATCACATTACCCGTGACCGCGGCACCGGACACACAATCCAAGATTATACAAGCTGCCGCTAAGGCCGGTGTCAAATACGTGATGCCGAATGTCTGGGGCTGCGACGTCACGAATGACAATCTGGTGAATAGCGGACTAGGCTGGGAGCGACTCCGAGGGGCTTTCGACGAAATCGAGAAGACGGGTGTTTCGTCGTGGGTGTCCCTTATTTGTGGGTTCTGGTATGAGCATAGTGTGAGCCTGGGGCCGGCTACGTTCGGGTTCAAttttgcggagaagaagatggtgttgTTTGATGATGGGGAGACTAAGATTAATGTCAGTACTCCTGCGCAGTGTGGGAGGGCTGTTGCGAAGTTGTTGAGTTTGAAGGTATTGCctgaggatgagaatgatCGGAGTGTGACGCTGAGTCGCTGGTTGAATAAACCCGTGTATATCTCCAGCTTCCGGATTACTCAGAAGCAGATGTTTGAGAGTTGGAAACGGGTCACTGGTGAGAAGAATGAGGATTGGACAGTGGTGTATGAGTCCAGTCGTGAGCGGTATGAGAAGGGGCTTGAGGGGATGCAGAATGGTGACCACGGTGCCTTTGTTCAGGCCATGTACTCCCGTGTCTTGTTTCCAAATGGAGATGGGGATTATGAGAGCAAACATGCTTTGGCTAATGAGACTCTTGGTCTTCCCCAGGAGGACCTCGATGAGCTGACCAGGAATGCCAAAGTTATGATTGATCGGGGGTACGATTATATGACAAAGCGGGACTGA